CAAATACAAAATGTTAGGTAGTATCGgaaatataattaacaaaagCTACTTATCAATTAAATTACCACATAAAAATCGGTTATTTGGTTGAAACCCACCCAGAATTGTTTTCTCCTACGTTTAAAACAgctttacaattttaaaatgttacttTAATAGTCTTTCTGGGGAAAGAAAGAGGGTTTAGAGGAGAAAGCACTTCagtttacaaagaaaaaaaagaggcatgcaaattattcattttgtttACCTTGTTGGTAGTGATAATTGGAGCTTTGATCAGATGGGCACAAAATCGATTCGACATTTGAGCTATGATAATTATAGTGATGCTGATTAGCTTCATGGTAACCCATTTGACCAGACATTGTTAAGAGATTCTCCATGCCATTATTGCTATGATCATCACATCCAGCGCCATAAGAAGAGCTAGCTGAAGAAGTGGAAGAGGAGCTTTAACAGGAAGGAGGATATAAGAAGAAAGAAATACAAAGAAAGAAGGAAGGAACTTGAAATGACCCACCAAATAAGTAATTAGAAGTGCTACAACCTCCAAACCCCAAATCACTTCCACTATGTTCTGGCAAGTTGTTGCTCACCATCATGGTCTGGTCACAAGTGTTGGTGACTGTGGCCGCTTCTGCTGCTGCAGCCTGGAGTTGCCGCTGCCTTCGGCGAGATCTTGACCGCCGGTTTTGAAACCAGTAGAAGACATTTGCATCTCCCACCTTTCCGAATTTCTCCAGCATCTTTCGTATCCTTACCGTCTCTTCTTTGGGAGGGTTAACCATACCACTGTTGAAGATTGACTCAAGTATGAGTATTTGTTCCGGCTTAGGTGACCATCGTGAGCGAACTGTTTCGTTTGAGGTGGAACCGGAAGCggaggaagaaggagagtggCTATGGCCGGTTGTGCTATGTGGTTTTTGTTCTTTGTccattgttttcaaaaaaaaaattgaaattgtttagttgattcttttttttttgttgcttatgCGTAATAAAAGAGAGGAAAATGTTTTTGTATGTTTATGACTTTGTGAGGTGTTGACTATGTGTAAACCCATGAATTTATAGGAGGaagatttctaaaataatagtatatttttttccttgtttACTAAGTTACATGTGGttttatctttatcttttaGAGGTTTT
This is a stretch of genomic DNA from Raphanus sativus cultivar WK10039 unplaced genomic scaffold, ASM80110v3 Scaffold5869, whole genome shotgun sequence. It encodes these proteins:
- the LOC130507799 gene encoding WUSCHEL-related homeobox 11-like — its product is MDKEQKPHSTTGHSHSPSSSASGSTSNETVRSRWSPKPEQILILESIFNSGMVNPPKEETVRIRKMLEKFGKVGDANVFYWFQNRRSRSRRRQRQLQAAAAEAATVTNTCDQTMMVSNNLPEHSGSDLGFGGCSTSNYLFASSSYGAGCDDHSNNGMENLLTMSGQMGYHEANQHHYNYHSSNVESILCPSDQSSNYHYQQGSIMVFINGVPTEVTSGGIDMKATFGEDLVLVNSSGVSLPTDQFGFLMHSLQHGEAYFLVMVQISYIFSLSLS